In Chlorobiota bacterium, the sequence GTGAAGTTGGGGAGCGCAGCTGCGGCGCATGATAGCTTGCAACCCTTTCCAAACAACTTGATGAGCACACGTCACACCTCCGATTTCCTTGTTCTTGGGTCCGGCATTGCCGGGCTGACGTTCGCGCTGAAGGCGGCTGCGCTGGGGAGCGTCACCATCATCACCAAGAAGGAGCGGGCCGAATCGAACACGAACTACGCCCAGGGGGGAATTGCCGCAGTGATGGAGGAGACCGACACCGCCGAAGGGCATCTTCAAGATACCTTGGTTGCTGGTGCAGGATTATGCAATCGCCAGGCGGTGGAAGTGCTGGTGAACGAAGGCCCAGAGCGGATTAACGAGTTGATTGCCATGGGGGCGGAGTTCACCCGCAAGGCCGATGGTTCGCTTGATCTTGGCCGCGAAGGGGGCCACTCCCGGAATCGCATCGTCCACGCCGCCGATTTGACCGGGCGCGAGGTGGAGCGCGCACTGCTGCAGGCCGTGGCCGATAACCCGCGGATCACCATGCTGGAGTATTTCACCGCCGTCGAGCTTATCACCGAGCATCACATCCCGGGGGCGCGAACAATGGGCGTGCGCCACCGGAACTGCTACGGGGTCTATGCCTTGAACAACCGCTCGGGAAAGATTGAGATGTTCCTTGCGCGGCGGGTTCTGCTGGCCACCGGCGGGTGTGGCCAGGTCTATCTTCACACCACCAACCCCGCCATTGCCACCGCCGACGGCTACGCAATGGCTTACCGCGCCGGGGCAGTGTTGGCCGATATGGAGTTCGTTCAATTCCACCCAACAAGCCTGTACGCGCCGGAGCGGAAGGGGGGGACGTTCCTGATTACCGAGGCGGTTCGGGGGCATGGCGGAATTCTTCGCACACGTTCTGGCGAGCGGTTCATGCCGCGCTACGACCACCGTGCCGAGCTTGCCCCGCGCGACATCGTTGCCCGCGCCATTGATGCCGAGCTGAAACGGAGCGGCGAACCCAGCGTGTTGCTTGACGTCACCCACATCCCCTACGACGACTTCCAACAACACTTCCCCAACATCGAAGCCGAGTGCGCCGCGCTTGGCATTGACGTTCGGACAATGCCGATCCCCGTTGTGCCAGCGGCCCACTACCAGTGCGGTGGGGTGAAAACGGACCTTTGGGGAAGGACCTCAATCAACCGGCTGTATGCTTGTGGCGAGGTCTCCTGCACCGGCGTTCACGGCGCGAACCGATTGGCAAGCAACTCGCTGTTGGAAGCGTTGGTGTTCTCCCATCGGGCGTTCAATAAAATCAAGGAGGAGTGGTGCGGCGGGGAGATGGCATATCCAGAGATCGCTTTGTGGAACGACCGCGGGATGTTCAACACCGAGGAATGGATTGTGGTGGAGCACGACCGCCGCGAAATCCAGCAGATCATGTGGGACCTTGTGGGGATTGTCCGCTCGAACGCCCGATTGGTCCGCGCTGCGCGGCGTGTGCGGCTGATTCGGGATGAGATCGAGGAGTATTTCCGCCGAACAAAGATCACGGTTGAACTGATTGAGCTTCGGAACATTGCCGAAACCGCGCTGCTGATTGTTGAAGCCGCGCTGATGCGGAAGGAGAGCCGCGGCCTACATTTCACCACCGACTACCCCGAAACCGACGACGCGCTTTGGCTGCGCGACACCATTATCGAAAAAGCGGTGTTGTGATGAATGGCTTCTGGGCCGTTCCGCACCGACTTCTCCGTAGCTGCGGAGAATCCTTACTCAACGTCTGTCTATCCATTCTCTCATGTACATCACCGTTACGTCGCTGCGTCTTCGGAAGCTCACCGGCTTCTTCAAGCTCACCCTATTCGGGATGAAAATCTCGCGCCAAGCAATGAAACAGCCTGGCTTTGTGAAGCTGAGGAACAGAGGCTTTGGCTATCTCCATTACACGCTTACGGCATGGGAGAGCAAGGAGGCACTGAAGGAGTTTGCCCATTCGGGAGCGCATAAAGACGCAATGAAGCAAAGCAAACTTCTTGCAACCGAGATCAGAACACACACCTATGAAAGCGACCAATTCCCACGTTGGAACCAAGCAATAGAGGCGTTGAATAACGAGGGGAAGGTGATGATGTTTGGGGAGCGGTGAGCATTGGCGCGACCCCGAACGGGGAAGGTGTGGCGACGGATCAAGAAGGATAGTACCAATTCTCCCGGCCAACCAGATTTTTTTGATGAACCCAGAATATCAACCGTTGGTGGATGCGGCCCGCGCGGCGCTTCCCCTTGCCCAAGCCCGATACTCCGGCTTCCGCGTTGCCGCCGCGCTTCTGTGTGGCGATGGC encodes:
- the nadB gene encoding L-aspartate oxidase is translated as MSTRHTSDFLVLGSGIAGLTFALKAAALGSVTIITKKERAESNTNYAQGGIAAVMEETDTAEGHLQDTLVAGAGLCNRQAVEVLVNEGPERINELIAMGAEFTRKADGSLDLGREGGHSRNRIVHAADLTGREVERALLQAVADNPRITMLEYFTAVELITEHHIPGARTMGVRHRNCYGVYALNNRSGKIEMFLARRVLLATGGCGQVYLHTTNPAIATADGYAMAYRAGAVLADMEFVQFHPTSLYAPERKGGTFLITEAVRGHGGILRTRSGERFMPRYDHRAELAPRDIVARAIDAELKRSGEPSVLLDVTHIPYDDFQQHFPNIEAECAALGIDVRTMPIPVVPAAHYQCGGVKTDLWGRTSINRLYACGEVSCTGVHGANRLASNSLLEALVFSHRAFNKIKEEWCGGEMAYPEIALWNDRGMFNTEEWIVVEHDRREIQQIMWDLVGIVRSNARLVRAARRVRLIRDEIEEYFRRTKITVELIELRNIAETALLIVEAALMRKESRGLHFTTDYPETDDALWLRDTIIEKAVL
- a CDS encoding DUF3291 domain-containing protein, with translation MYITVTSLRLRKLTGFFKLTLFGMKISRQAMKQPGFVKLRNRGFGYLHYTLTAWESKEALKEFAHSGAHKDAMKQSKLLATEIRTHTYESDQFPRWNQAIEALNNEGKVMMFGER